One segment of Cervus canadensis isolate Bull #8, Minnesota chromosome 32, ASM1932006v1, whole genome shotgun sequence DNA contains the following:
- the GRIFIN gene encoding grifin isoform X3: protein MALQFEAFHAGGLAPGWNLLVQGHSDSGEDQFEINFLSETGDIVFHIKPRFSSATMVANTFQGGRWGQEEVSSVFPLVLGEPFEMEVSSDAEHFHVHAQEHKVLQFAHRHRPLAAITRVQVLSDHRLAQVELARKGLSWGAGGY, encoded by the exons ATGGCCCTGCAG TTTGAAGCCTTCCACGCGGGCGGCCTGGCCCCGGGCTGGAACCTGCTGGTGCAGGGACATTCTGACTCTGGAGAGGACCA GTTTGAGATCAACTTCCTGTCTGAGACGGGCGACATCGTCTTCCACATCAAGCCCCGGTTCTCCAGCGCCACCATGGTGGCCAACACCTTCCAGGGCGGCCGCTGGGGCCAGGAGGAGGTGTCCAGCGTCTTCCCGCTGGTGCTCGGGGAGCCCTTTGAG ATGGAGGTCAGCTCGGACGCGGAGCACTTCCACGTCCACGCCCAGGAGCACAAAGTGCTGCAGTTCGCCCACCGCCACAGGCCGCTGGCCGCCATCACGAGGGTGCAGGTGCTCAGTGACCACCGCCTGGCCCAGGTGGAGCTGGCCCGGAAGGGCCTGAGCTGGGG GGCCGGGGGCTACTGA